A portion of the Polaribacter cellanae genome contains these proteins:
- a CDS encoding M15 family metallopeptidase: MKKLLLLLFFTISLLSFSQELPNGFVYLDNVDNTIQYELRYLSNNNFIGKKIDGYKSNCVIVSKETANALKIVQQKLLKDGLSLKIFDAYRPQQAVNHFVRWAKVLNDTLMKKEYYPEVPKSELFKRGYIASKSGHTRGSTVDLTIVDVKTGKELDMGSPFDFFGIQSHPFYKNINKKQKENRMFLRKIMMEHNFKPYNNEWWHFTLRNEPFPKTYFNFPID, encoded by the coding sequence ATGAAAAAACTTCTTTTACTGCTTTTTTTTACCATCTCTCTTCTTAGTTTTTCTCAAGAATTACCAAATGGTTTCGTTTACTTAGATAATGTAGATAATACAATCCAATATGAATTAAGATATCTTTCGAACAATAATTTTATAGGAAAAAAAATAGATGGGTACAAAAGTAACTGTGTAATTGTTTCTAAAGAAACTGCCAATGCTTTAAAAATTGTACAGCAAAAATTACTAAAAGACGGTCTCAGTTTAAAAATTTTCGATGCTTACAGGCCACAACAAGCAGTAAATCATTTTGTTCGGTGGGCAAAAGTGCTTAACGATACTTTAATGAAAAAAGAATATTATCCAGAAGTTCCAAAATCCGAGCTTTTTAAACGAGGCTATATTGCTTCAAAATCGGGTCATACAAGAGGAAGCACTGTCGATTTAACAATTGTAGATGTAAAAACTGGAAAAGAATTAGATATGGGAAGTCCGTTTGATTTTTTTGGAATTCAGTCCCATCCATTTTATAAAAACATCAACAAAAAGCAAAAAGAAAATAGAATGTTTTTGCGAAAAATAATGATGGAACATAATTTTAAGCCCTATAATAACGAGTGGTGGCATTTTACTTTAAGAAACGAACCTTTTCCAAAAACCTACTTTAATTTTCCTATTGATTAA
- a CDS encoding DUF1206 domain-containing protein, whose translation MIQKIRKFGFLTKGFVYGIIGVLTFLAALNIGGKVSDKNGVITFLENQIFGKILLLIVGLGMLSYAVWRFYKSFLVLKKEDKKTKYFMSIDFFFRGIIYSSFAVSILYKIFNQPKKGASKETLVAKVLQLEIGSYVLYAVAIIIFFSAINQFYIVYQNIFLKNIEKSKNIASFNFLEKSGKFGITSRGISFLIFAWFIFKAASQKNPDKIKGTQEMFSYLHDLTFGSVLMAIMALGFLSYGVFQYFYARYSEY comes from the coding sequence GTGATTCAAAAAATTAGAAAATTTGGTTTCCTTACAAAAGGCTTCGTTTATGGCATTATTGGTGTTCTAACCTTTTTAGCAGCACTAAATATTGGCGGAAAAGTTTCTGATAAAAATGGCGTTATTACTTTTCTGGAAAATCAAATTTTTGGGAAAATATTGTTATTAATTGTTGGTCTAGGAATGCTTTCTTATGCTGTTTGGCGTTTTTACAAATCTTTTTTAGTCTTAAAAAAAGAAGATAAAAAAACGAAATATTTCATGTCTATCGATTTCTTTTTTCGAGGAATTATTTATAGCTCTTTTGCAGTTTCAATTTTATATAAAATTTTTAATCAGCCTAAAAAAGGTGCTTCCAAAGAAACGCTTGTAGCCAAAGTTTTACAATTAGAAATAGGATCTTATGTTTTGTATGCAGTTGCTATTATTATCTTTTTTTCTGCTATCAATCAATTTTATATTGTATATCAAAATATATTTCTTAAAAATATCGAAAAATCTAAAAACATTGCTTCTTTTAACTTTTTAGAAAAATCTGGTAAATTCGGTATTACTTCAAGAGGAATTTCATTTTTAATTTTTGCTTGGTTTATTTTTAAAGCGGCTTCCCAGAAAAATCCCGATAAAATAAAAGGAACACAAGAAATGTTTAGCTATTTACACGATTTAACATTTGGGTCTGTATTAATGGCAATTATGGCTTTGGGATTTTTAAGTTATGGTGTTTTTCAATATTTCTATGCAAGGTATAGCGAATACTAA
- a CDS encoding DUF2721 domain-containing protein, with translation MEQLTLTTPALLFSAISLIMLAYTNRFLAYAAVIRNLHDIYLEKKDDSLLRQIKNLKLRLNLTRWMQIFGISSLLFCVLTMFLIYVGLQITAVYIFGFALILLIISLGLLIKEIQISAQALQHHIADIEEHLERK, from the coding sequence ATGGAACAACTGACTTTAACAACACCAGCACTTTTATTTTCGGCAATTTCTTTGATTATGCTTGCTTATACAAATCGTTTTTTGGCTTATGCAGCAGTTATTAGAAATTTGCATGATATTTATTTAGAGAAGAAAGACGATTCTTTACTAAGACAAATTAAAAACTTAAAATTAAGATTAAATCTTACAAGATGGATGCAAATTTTTGGAATAAGTAGTTTATTATTTTGTGTGTTAACAATGTTTTTAATTTATGTTGGTTTACAAATAACAGCTGTATATATTTTTGGTTTTGCACTTATTTTATTGATAATTTCCTTGGGTTTACTAATTAAAGAAATACAAATTTCTGCCCAAGCTTTACAACATCATATTGCAGATATTGAGGAGCATTTGGAAAGGAAGTAG
- a CDS encoding nuclear transport factor 2 family protein, which produces MKSLLEPFKDSVILKIIMVVILFLFSLCSNAQVSKTSELYQTLKSKDSIIFENAFNNCNLKKLKPIIADDFEFYHDVGGIQNKEQFFEAVKNSICAKPGNHTRTLIENSLEVFPMKKNGELYGAIQKGKHTFQEKQNGKLTTVGIADFTHLWIFENKIWKLKRVLSYNHKPYSD; this is translated from the coding sequence ATGAAATCTCTTTTAGAACCTTTTAAAGATTCTGTAATTCTTAAAATAATTATGGTAGTTATACTGTTTTTGTTTAGCTTATGCAGCAATGCACAAGTATCTAAAACTTCGGAATTGTACCAAACATTAAAATCTAAAGACAGTATTATTTTCGAAAATGCTTTTAATAATTGTAATCTTAAAAAATTAAAACCAATAATTGCAGATGATTTTGAGTTTTATCATGACGTTGGTGGCATTCAAAATAAAGAGCAGTTTTTTGAAGCTGTAAAAAATAGCATTTGTGCCAAGCCAGGAAATCATACAAGAACACTTATAGAAAATTCTTTAGAAGTTTTTCCGATGAAGAAAAACGGAGAATTATATGGCGCGATTCAAAAAGGGAAACACACGTTTCAAGAAAAACAAAACGGAAAATTAACAACAGTTGGTATTGCAGACTTTACACATCTTTGGATATTTGAAAATAAAATTTGGAAACTAAAAAGGGTTTTAAGTTACAACCACAAACCGTATTCCGATTAA